The Streptococcaceae bacterium ESL0729 genome has a segment encoding these proteins:
- a CDS encoding septation ring formation regulator EzrA — protein MSTTIIWGLIIIIVAALAGYIFVMVTRKGNEKRIHKLEEEKEELFDLPTQSEIDAVKKMHLIGQSQSVYREWNQKWVDLSANSFADLEKHLFEAEELNRGFNFLNVKGEIDACEKQLELMKSDVSAIRLAIKDLTVQEEKNSSKIQASLDLYESLRNEISEHADIYGTTIDEINKQLNNIEEDFSNFVTLNSTGDPIEAAEVLELAEEHTIALGKITKKIPEIVKALDEELPASIAELKDGEKKFKELGYKLPAEIDFNQEMEGISKRIKETREASERFDLKHAEAELKLIQDEIASLYKIFEAEYTASKQLEKNIGMVEGFIAHTRDNNKNLLLEIDHISQSYVLTANEMGQVRSYQIQIDQVSQDAKDLLADVDQASEASSSLNGRLNEILATLTEIEDNQVMINESLSKLKVIEKQAQIQADTFDIELRAIKRYVEKLNLPGLPEAYLDLFYMATSRVESLFKELNKTRVNIDTITNLLDISNEDMDILEDATDRLADDANLSEQLIQYSNRYKTTDGEVAKAFNRAVDIFDNEWEYDKAREDISDALESVEPGAVDRISNFYFNNKEIPDYREIR, from the coding sequence ATGTCAACAACAATTATTTGGGGCTTAATAATCATAATCGTTGCGGCTTTAGCTGGATATATTTTTGTCATGGTTACACGCAAGGGCAATGAAAAGCGTATCCATAAGCTTGAGGAGGAGAAGGAAGAATTATTTGACCTTCCAACGCAAAGTGAGATTGATGCAGTTAAAAAGATGCATTTGATTGGACAAAGTCAAAGTGTTTACAGGGAATGGAACCAAAAGTGGGTTGATCTTTCAGCCAATTCTTTTGCTGACCTTGAAAAACACCTTTTTGAGGCAGAGGAATTAAATCGTGGCTTTAACTTTTTAAATGTTAAGGGCGAGATTGATGCCTGCGAAAAACAACTTGAGTTGATGAAGTCTGATGTCTCAGCCATTCGTTTGGCCATCAAGGATTTAACAGTCCAGGAAGAGAAAAATAGCTCAAAAATTCAAGCTTCGCTTGACCTTTATGAGTCACTTCGCAATGAAATCTCTGAACATGCTGATATTTATGGAACAACCATTGACGAAATCAACAAGCAGTTGAATAACATTGAAGAAGATTTTTCAAATTTTGTTACCTTAAATTCAACAGGTGACCCGATTGAAGCAGCTGAAGTTCTTGAACTTGCTGAGGAGCATACTATTGCTCTTGGTAAAATTACCAAGAAAATTCCTGAAATCGTAAAGGCCCTTGATGAAGAGTTGCCAGCAAGTATTGCTGAACTCAAAGACGGGGAGAAAAAATTCAAGGAACTTGGTTACAAATTGCCAGCAGAGATTGACTTTAACCAAGAGATGGAAGGTATTTCTAAGCGTATCAAGGAGACAAGGGAAGCTTCAGAACGCTTTGATCTTAAGCATGCAGAGGCTGAACTTAAGTTGATCCAAGATGAGATTGCTTCTCTTTATAAGATTTTTGAAGCTGAGTATACAGCCAGCAAGCAACTTGAAAAAAATATCGGTATGGTTGAAGGATTTATCGCTCACACACGTGATAACAATAAAAATCTTCTCCTTGAAATTGACCATATTTCGCAAAGTTATGTCCTAACAGCTAATGAGATGGGACAGGTTCGCTCTTACCAGATTCAAATTGATCAAGTTAGCCAAGATGCTAAGGACTTACTTGCTGATGTTGACCAAGCAAGTGAAGCGAGCTCAAGCCTTAATGGTCGCCTGAATGAAATTCTTGCTACCCTAACAGAGATTGAAGACAATCAGGTCATGATTAATGAATCTCTTTCTAAGCTTAAGGTTATTGAAAAGCAAGCCCAAATACAGGCTGATACCTTTGATATCGAACTTAGGGCCATCAAGCGTTATGTTGAAAAATTAAATCTTCCAGGTCTTCCTGAGGCTTATCTTGACTTGTTCTACATGGCTACATCTCGTGTAGAGTCACTTTTCAAGGAACTTAATAAGACTCGCGTTAACATCGATACTATTACAAATCTACTAGATATTAGCAATGAAGATATGGATATCTTAGAGGATGCAACTGACCGTTTGGCTGATGATGCCAACCTTTCAGAGCAATTAATCCAGTATTCAAATCGCTATAAGACAACTGATGGTGAGGTAGCAAAAGCCTTCAACCGTGCAGTAGATATTTTCGATAATGAATGGGAATATGATAAGGCCCGTGAGGATATCTCAGATGCTCTTGAATCTGTTGAACCTGGAGCAGTTGACCGTATCAGTAACTTCTACTTTAACAACAAAGAAATTCCTGATTACAGGGAAATTAGATAA
- the tsf gene encoding translation elongation factor Ts: MAVTAAQVKELREISGAGVMDAKKALVETDGNMEKAVELLREKGMAKAAKKADRVAAEGLTGVYVDGNVAAVVEINSETDFVAKNDQFVTLVNETAKVIAEGRPADNEAAMALKMANGETLEEAYVNATATIGEKISFRRFALLEKTDEQHFGAYQHNGGRIGVIAVIDGGDDALAKQVSMHIAAMKPQVLSYKELDAQFITDELAQMNHAIEQDNESRAMVNKPALPALKYGSRAQITDEVLAEARENIEAELKAEGKPEKIWDKIIPGKMDRFMLDNTKVDQAYTLLAQVYIMDDSKTVEAYLDSVNAKVVAFVRFEVGEGIEKAVNDFAAEVAAQTKAASK; the protein is encoded by the coding sequence ATGGCAGTTACTGCAGCTCAAGTTAAAGAACTACGCGAAATCTCTGGTGCTGGTGTTATGGACGCTAAAAAAGCATTAGTTGAAACTGATGGAAACATGGAAAAAGCTGTTGAGCTTCTTCGTGAAAAAGGTATGGCTAAGGCAGCTAAAAAAGCTGACCGTGTAGCAGCTGAAGGACTTACTGGTGTTTACGTTGACGGTAACGTTGCAGCAGTAGTTGAAATCAACTCTGAAACTGACTTCGTAGCTAAAAACGATCAATTCGTAACACTTGTTAACGAAACAGCTAAAGTTATCGCTGAAGGACGTCCTGCTGACAACGAAGCAGCTATGGCCCTTAAAATGGCTAACGGAGAAACTCTTGAAGAAGCTTACGTTAATGCTACAGCTACAATCGGGGAAAAAATCTCATTCCGTCGTTTTGCTTTACTTGAAAAAACTGACGAACAACACTTTGGTGCTTACCAACACAACGGTGGACGCATCGGAGTTATCGCTGTTATCGACGGTGGAGATGACGCTTTAGCTAAACAAGTTTCAATGCACATCGCTGCTATGAAACCACAAGTACTTTCATACAAAGAACTTGATGCACAATTCATCACTGATGAGCTTGCACAAATGAACCACGCTATCGAGCAAGATAACGAATCACGTGCTATGGTTAACAAACCAGCACTTCCAGCTCTTAAATACGGATCACGTGCTCAAATCACTGACGAAGTACTTGCTGAAGCTCGTGAAAACATCGAAGCTGAGCTTAAAGCTGAAGGTAAACCAGAAAAAATCTGGGACAAAATCATTCCAGGTAAGATGGACCGCTTCATGCTTGACAACACTAAAGTTGACCAAGCTTACACACTTCTTGCTCAAGTTTACATCATGGACGACAGCAAAACAGTTGAAGCTTACCTTGATTCAGTAAATGCAAAAGTTGTTGCATTCGTACGTTTCGAAGTTGGTGAAGGAATTGAGAAAGCTGTAAATGACTTTGCAGCAGAAGTTGCAGCTCAAACAAAAGCAGCAAGCAAATAA
- the rpsB gene encoding 30S ribosomal protein S2, with protein sequence MAVISMKQLLEAGVHFGHQTRRWNPKMKPFIFTERNGIHVIDLQKTVKMADSAYNYMRNAAADGAVVLFVGTKKQAAEAVKEEALRAGQYYINHRWLGGTLTNWGTIQKRIARLKEINRMEEDGTFEVLPKKEVVLLNKQRERLEKFLGGIADMPRIPDVIYIVDPHKEQIAVQEATKLNIPIVAMVDTNANPDPIDVIIPANDDAIRAVKLITGKMADAIIEGRQGEDAAESVEAKLAATATSSDDSIEEIVEVVEGDNK encoded by the coding sequence ATGGCAGTCATTTCAATGAAACAACTACTTGAAGCAGGTGTTCACTTCGGTCATCAAACACGCCGTTGGAACCCAAAAATGAAACCTTTCATCTTCACAGAACGTAACGGAATCCACGTTATCGACCTACAAAAAACTGTGAAAATGGCAGATAGTGCGTATAACTACATGCGTAATGCAGCTGCTGATGGAGCTGTTGTACTATTTGTTGGTACTAAAAAACAAGCAGCTGAAGCTGTTAAAGAAGAAGCACTTCGTGCTGGTCAATACTACATTAACCACCGTTGGCTTGGTGGAACCCTAACTAACTGGGGAACTATCCAAAAACGTATCGCACGTCTTAAAGAAATCAACCGTATGGAAGAAGATGGAACTTTCGAAGTTTTACCTAAGAAAGAAGTTGTTTTACTTAACAAACAACGTGAACGTCTTGAAAAATTCCTAGGTGGTATCGCTGATATGCCTCGCATCCCAGACGTTATCTACATTGTTGATCCACATAAAGAACAAATCGCTGTTCAAGAAGCAACAAAACTTAATATCCCAATCGTTGCTATGGTTGACACTAACGCTAACCCAGATCCAATCGATGTAATCATCCCTGCAAATGATGATGCTATCCGTGCCGTTAAACTTATCACTGGTAAAATGGCTGACGCTATCATCGAAGGCCGTCAAGGTGAAGATGCAGCTGAATCTGTTGAAGCTAAACTTGCAGCAACTGCAACTTCTTCTGATGACTCAATCGAAGAAATCGTTGAAGTTGTTGAAGGTGACAACAAGTAA
- the adhE gene encoding bifunctional acetaldehyde-CoA/alcohol dehydrogenase, producing the protein MVVETVETVEVSETELMINELVGRANYALKELEKLNQEQVDHIVHEMSMAALNEHMSLAKMAVEETGRGIYEDKAIKNMYASEYIWNAIKDNKTVGVIDRDDQAGLIHIAEPVGVICGVTPTTNPTSTTIFKAMIALKTRNPIVFAFHPSAQKSSAEAARIVRDAAVRAGAPENCVSWIERPSLEATSLLMNHPGVATVLATGGSAMVKAAYSTGKPALGVGPGNVPSYLASDAHVKRAVNDIILSKTFDNGMICASEQAAIVDKSIYEQVKREFIKHNCYIVSNPNELKKLEAVVMQPDGHAVNPKIVGHSAENIAKLAGIKVPKGTKLLLAEIAGVGEDYPLSREKLSPVLALIKSDGEEDGLNKAEAMLNLGGLGHTAVIHTEDEDLQIRFGLRMKACRVLVNTPSAEGGIGNIYNEMIPSLTLGCGSYGHNSISHNVSALDLINVKTLAKRRNNMQWFKLPPKVYFEKNSITYLQQIEAERVMLVCDPGMVKFGYADLVRTQLEKNPNNPRVAIFSDVEPNPSTNTVYKGLEVFMDFNPDVVVALGGGSAMDAAKAMWMFFEHPDVSFFGAKQKFLDIRKRAYKIPYAKKAELICIPTTSGTGSEVTPFAVITDSDDHTKYPLADYALTPNVAIIDPQLVMSVPASVTADTGMDVLTHAIESYVSVMASDYTRGLSLQAIKLVFDYLEDSVKNGDEEAREKMHNASTIAGMAFANAFLGITHSIAHKVGGAWSIPHGRTNAILLPHVIRYNAKDPQKHAMFPKYDFFRADTDYADIARFLGLPGNTTEELVESLAKAVYDLGVSVGIDMNWKSQGITKGQMALDIDHLAEKAYEDQCTTANPKEPLISELKNIIQVAYDYKG; encoded by the coding sequence ATGGTAGTAGAGACTGTGGAAACTGTTGAAGTTTCAGAAACTGAGCTGATGATTAATGAGTTGGTCGGTAGAGCCAACTATGCCCTTAAGGAGCTTGAAAAACTCAATCAAGAGCAGGTCGACCACATTGTTCACGAGATGAGTATGGCTGCCTTAAATGAGCACATGTCTCTAGCCAAGATGGCTGTTGAAGAAACTGGGCGTGGAATCTATGAGGACAAGGCCATTAAAAACATGTATGCTTCTGAATACATCTGGAATGCCATTAAAGATAATAAAACAGTCGGTGTCATTGACCGTGACGACCAGGCAGGACTTATCCATATTGCTGAGCCAGTTGGTGTTATTTGCGGGGTAACTCCTACAACAAATCCAACATCGACTACCATCTTTAAGGCTATGATTGCCCTTAAAACTCGTAATCCAATTGTTTTTGCCTTCCACCCATCAGCACAAAAATCATCGGCTGAGGCAGCTCGCATTGTTCGAGATGCAGCAGTTAGGGCAGGAGCTCCTGAAAATTGTGTATCATGGATTGAAAGACCTAGTCTTGAGGCTACAAGTCTTCTGATGAATCACCCAGGTGTGGCTACAGTTCTTGCGACAGGTGGTTCTGCTATGGTAAAAGCTGCCTACTCTACCGGAAAGCCTGCTCTTGGAGTTGGTCCTGGTAATGTACCGAGCTACTTAGCAAGTGACGCTCATGTAAAACGTGCCGTAAATGACATTATCCTATCTAAAACATTTGACAACGGAATGATTTGTGCCAGCGAACAGGCAGCAATCGTTGATAAGTCAATCTACGAGCAGGTTAAGAGGGAATTTATAAAACACAATTGCTATATTGTTTCAAACCCAAATGAGCTTAAAAAACTTGAAGCTGTTGTTATGCAGCCTGATGGCCACGCAGTAAATCCAAAGATTGTTGGTCATTCAGCTGAAAACATTGCAAAACTTGCAGGAATTAAGGTACCAAAGGGAACTAAACTTCTTCTTGCAGAGATTGCTGGTGTGGGAGAAGATTATCCTTTATCGCGTGAAAAGCTCTCTCCAGTTTTAGCCCTTATTAAATCAGATGGCGAAGAAGATGGCCTTAACAAGGCTGAAGCCATGCTTAATCTAGGTGGTCTTGGACATACAGCCGTCATTCATACAGAAGATGAAGACTTACAAATCCGTTTTGGCCTTCGGATGAAAGCCTGCCGTGTCCTTGTAAATACACCGTCAGCAGAAGGTGGAATTGGAAATATTTATAATGAGATGATTCCATCTTTAACCCTTGGTTGTGGATCATATGGTCACAATTCAATCTCTCATAATGTTTCTGCCCTTGATTTGATTAATGTAAAAACCTTAGCTAAAAGAAGGAATAATATGCAGTGGTTTAAGCTACCACCCAAGGTCTACTTTGAAAAAAATTCAATTACCTACCTCCAGCAGATTGAGGCGGAGCGAGTAATGCTTGTCTGTGATCCAGGAATGGTTAAATTTGGTTATGCTGACTTAGTTCGTACCCAGCTTGAAAAAAATCCAAATAACCCACGAGTTGCAATTTTTTCAGATGTTGAGCCAAATCCATCAACTAACACTGTTTACAAGGGACTAGAAGTCTTTATGGACTTTAATCCAGATGTTGTTGTAGCCCTTGGTGGTGGTTCTGCCATGGATGCTGCCAAAGCCATGTGGATGTTCTTTGAGCACCCAGACGTAAGCTTCTTTGGTGCCAAACAAAAATTCCTTGATATCAGAAAACGTGCCTACAAGATTCCTTATGCTAAAAAGGCTGAGCTGATCTGTATCCCAACAACATCAGGTACAGGTTCAGAGGTTACACCATTTGCCGTAATTACTGATAGCGATGACCACACAAAATATCCCCTAGCTGACTATGCCCTAACCCCTAATGTGGCAATCATTGACCCTCAACTTGTAATGTCAGTCCCAGCAAGTGTTACAGCTGATACTGGAATGGACGTTTTAACTCATGCTATTGAGTCTTACGTGTCAGTTATGGCAAGCGACTATACTCGCGGATTGTCCCTTCAAGCCATTAAGTTAGTATTTGACTACCTTGAAGATTCAGTTAAAAATGGGGATGAGGAAGCCCGTGAAAAAATGCATAATGCATCAACTATTGCTGGTATGGCCTTTGCCAATGCCTTCCTAGGTATTACCCACTCAATCGCCCATAAGGTTGGTGGAGCTTGGAGTATCCCTCACGGACGCACCAATGCCATTCTTTTACCGCATGTTATCCGCTATAATGCCAAAGACCCTCAAAAGCATGCCATGTTCCCTAAATATGACTTCTTCCGTGCCGATACAGACTATGCTGATATCGCACGCTTCCTAGGACTTCCTGGAAATACGACAGAAGAATTAGTAGAGTCTCTTGCTAAGGCAGTTTATGATTTGGGAGTTTCAGTTGGAATTGACATGAACTGGAAGAGTCAAGGAATCACCAAAGGACAAATGGCCTTAGATATTGATCATCTGGCTGAAAAAGCTTATGAGGACCAATGTACGACTGCCAATCCAAAAGAACCATTAATCTCAGAACTCAAAAATATTATCCAAGTGGCTTACGACTACAAGGGATAG
- a CDS encoding low molecular weight phosphotyrosine protein phosphatase: MKKKIAFVCLGNICRSPMAEFVFKDELKKAGLSDDYQVESFATGSWEHGNKIHGGTLDIFKEHGIVYDSTKTSRRISDADFKNFDYIYAMDENNQRDLLNMSPEEYQGKIHQFIEGKSVPDPYFTGDFDETYELVRSGSRKIIDQLK; encoded by the coding sequence ATGAAGAAGAAAATAGCTTTTGTTTGCTTGGGTAATATTTGTAGGAGTCCCATGGCTGAGTTTGTCTTTAAGGATGAGCTTAAAAAAGCGGGACTTTCTGATGATTATCAAGTAGAGAGTTTTGCGACTGGTAGTTGGGAACATGGTAATAAAATCCACGGGGGAACCCTTGATATTTTTAAGGAGCACGGAATTGTCTATGATAGTACAAAGACAAGTAGAAGAATTTCTGATGCCGATTTTAAAAATTTTGACTACATTTATGCCATGGATGAAAATAATCAACGGGACCTTCTGAACATGTCGCCTGAAGAATATCAGGGAAAAATTCATCAATTTATTGAAGGAAAAAGTGTTCCTGACCCTTATTTCACCGGTGATTTTGATGAAACCTATGAGCTTGTAAGAAGCGGAAGTAGGAAAATAATTGATCAACTCAAGTAA
- a CDS encoding HAD-IC family P-type ATPase produces the protein MEYITSQEVAAAKKNITTDKITKSVWEIIFSNTFTFINGMVLVLALVVATTGRFENLTFVFVIVVNSVIGSVQEIRSKLALERLELLSRSEYQVNRDKQTVKIYSEEIVQGDYLHLNIGDQIPVDGRIISGQIEVDESLLTGESESILKGVGEELLSGSNVLSGHCLIKVEAVGDASYINKFAQKTKTFKRYPSKLRDSLNEILKIISLLLIPLAILMSLRGYYKGFSYNEIVLTSSGALVGMIPEGLVLLVSVSLAVSALKLSRKKVLVEELYCVETLARVDVLCFDKTGTITTGRMKLVDIDPKTQDILENYLSYFDDENATSRALKEALRLKRSWQVKEIGAFSSKNKYSYIQVEGQGTYFFGAAEFLDLKEEPGEKFQAAKLEGYRILTLAWSKDYLESPHDLSIVGSVILSDEIKDNTKETFEYFSSQNVDIKIISGDNHLAVLGVAHEAGFSRDARAIDMSQVADDNFRQVVLKYDIFGRVTPSQKEAMVEILQDEGRTVAMSGDGVNDVLALKKADVSFAMNGATSAAKSVSNIIFLTDDFGVFYDILMEGRRVINNIQKVESLFLIKTFFSIAFSVISILFALRFPFTPIELTLLSTITVGVPSFFLTFEESKAKVADNFMRDVLVNACIGSSTLIVSSILANIFISDYSKVSLICLIIAMLNGLLMVGVVSRPLNYYNKILLLVLSISAILALVVDVLFIDKNIGSFNGVDYLVCGLLLLMVVLIYWGLEKVRLLRR, from the coding sequence TTGGAATATATAACAAGCCAAGAAGTTGCGGCTGCTAAAAAAAATATAACGACTGATAAGATAACCAAATCAGTTTGGGAGATAATTTTTTCAAATACCTTTACCTTCATCAATGGGATGGTTTTAGTCCTGGCCCTTGTTGTTGCTACAACGGGACGTTTTGAAAATTTGACCTTTGTCTTCGTTATTGTGGTAAACTCAGTTATTGGAAGCGTCCAGGAGATTCGCTCCAAGCTTGCCCTTGAACGACTTGAGCTTCTAAGTCGAAGTGAGTACCAAGTTAACCGGGATAAGCAAACGGTTAAAATCTATTCAGAGGAAATTGTCCAAGGAGACTACCTCCACCTAAATATAGGTGACCAAATACCAGTTGATGGAAGAATCATATCAGGCCAGATAGAGGTTGATGAGTCCCTTTTAACAGGTGAAAGTGAAAGTATTTTAAAGGGCGTGGGTGAAGAGCTCCTAAGTGGTAGTAATGTCCTAAGCGGCCACTGCCTAATCAAGGTTGAAGCCGTAGGGGACGCAAGTTATATTAATAAGTTTGCCCAGAAGACCAAGACCTTTAAAAGGTATCCTTCAAAGCTTAGGGATAGTTTGAATGAAATCTTAAAGATTATTTCCCTTCTTTTAATTCCCTTGGCCATCTTGATGTCACTTAGGGGTTATTATAAGGGCTTTAGCTATAATGAAATCGTCCTTACAAGCTCTGGAGCCCTTGTTGGGATGATTCCTGAAGGTTTGGTTCTTTTGGTAAGTGTATCCCTTGCAGTATCTGCCCTCAAACTATCCCGTAAAAAGGTGCTGGTTGAAGAACTTTACTGCGTTGAGACCCTGGCTCGGGTCGATGTCTTGTGTTTTGATAAGACTGGAACAATCACGACAGGTAGGATGAAGCTTGTTGATATTGACCCTAAAACCCAGGATATTCTTGAGAATTATCTTTCTTACTTTGATGACGAGAATGCTACAAGTAGGGCCCTTAAAGAGGCCTTAAGGCTCAAAAGAAGCTGGCAGGTTAAGGAAATTGGAGCCTTCTCAAGTAAAAACAAGTATTCCTATATTCAAGTTGAAGGTCAGGGAACTTACTTCTTTGGAGCAGCGGAGTTTTTAGACCTCAAAGAGGAGCCGGGAGAAAAATTTCAGGCAGCAAAACTTGAGGGTTATAGGATTTTGACCCTTGCCTGGAGCAAGGATTATCTTGAAAGTCCGCATGATTTATCGATTGTTGGTAGTGTCATCTTATCTGATGAAATCAAGGACAATACCAAGGAAACCTTTGAGTACTTTTCTAGTCAGAATGTAGATATTAAGATAATAAGTGGGGACAATCACCTGGCTGTCCTTGGAGTAGCCCATGAAGCAGGTTTTTCAAGAGATGCTAGGGCCATTGACATGAGCCAGGTCGCAGATGATAACTTTCGTCAGGTTGTTTTAAAATATGATATTTTTGGCCGGGTAACGCCTAGTCAGAAGGAGGCGATGGTTGAAATCCTCCAGGATGAAGGTAGGACAGTAGCCATGAGTGGAGACGGGGTGAATGATGTTTTAGCCCTTAAAAAAGCAGATGTGAGTTTTGCCATGAATGGAGCCACCAGTGCTGCCAAAAGTGTTTCAAATATTATCTTTTTAACAGATGATTTTGGTGTCTTTTATGATATTTTGATGGAAGGTAGACGGGTTATCAATAATATTCAAAAGGTTGAGTCCCTCTTTTTGATTAAGACCTTCTTCTCCATTGCCTTTTCAGTCATCTCCATCCTGTTTGCCCTAAGATTTCCCTTTACACCAATCGAGCTGACCCTTTTGTCGACCATTACAGTTGGTGTGCCTTCCTTCTTCTTGACCTTTGAAGAAAGTAAGGCCAAGGTAGCTGATAATTTTATGCGAGATGTCTTGGTAAATGCCTGTATCGGAAGCTCGACCCTTATAGTATCAAGCATTCTTGCAAATATTTTTATTAGTGACTACAGCAAGGTGAGCCTCATTTGCTTGATTATAGCCATGTTAAATGGTTTATTAATGGTTGGGGTAGTAAGTCGTCCCCTTAATTACTATAATAAAATCTTACTCCTGGTTCTCTCTATTTCAGCCATCCTAGCCCTTGTCGTTGATGTTTTATTTATTGATAAGAATATAGGAAGTTTTAACGGAGTTGATTACCTGGTTTGCGGTCTCTTATTGCTCATGGTTGTCTTGATTTACTGGGGACTAGAGAAGGTAAGACTATTAAGAAGATAG
- the ruvB gene encoding Holliday junction branch migration DNA helicase RuvB produces MTNEFLDGRAQGQELSNELSLRPQRLAQYIGQDKVKEQLEIFIEAARMRQESLDHVLLFGPPGLGKTTMAFIIAQELSVNIKQTSGPAIEKPGDLVALLNELEPGDVLFIDEIHRMPMNVEEILYSAMEDFYIDIMLGSGDGSRSVHLELPPFTLVGATTRAGMLSNPLRARFGISAHMEYYEVHDLEEIVKRTAGLFDVEISDQGALELALRSRGTPRIANRLLKRVRDYAQIKGSGLIDEEVTDQALSMLDIDRAGLDYIDQKILTTMIDMYNGGPVGLSTIAVNIAEERETIEDMYEPYLIQKGFIVRTRQGRKVTKLAYDHLGLPFLAED; encoded by the coding sequence ATGACAAATGAATTTTTAGATGGTAGGGCTCAGGGTCAGGAACTTTCAAATGAACTTTCCTTAAGACCCCAAAGGCTAGCCCAATATATTGGCCAGGACAAGGTAAAGGAGCAATTAGAGATTTTTATTGAGGCTGCCCGCATGCGGCAGGAAAGTCTTGACCATGTTCTTTTGTTTGGCCCCCCAGGTCTTGGGAAGACAACCATGGCTTTTATTATCGCCCAGGAGCTTAGTGTAAATATCAAGCAGACATCAGGGCCTGCCATTGAAAAACCAGGGGATTTGGTTGCCCTTTTAAATGAGCTTGAGCCAGGTGATGTCCTTTTTATTGATGAGATTCACCGAATGCCCATGAATGTAGAAGAGATTCTCTACTCGGCTATGGAGGACTTTTATATTGATATCATGCTGGGTAGTGGGGACGGTAGCAGGAGCGTTCACCTGGAGCTTCCCCCCTTTACCTTAGTTGGTGCTACGACGCGTGCTGGTATGCTTTCAAATCCTTTAAGGGCCCGTTTTGGTATTTCTGCCCATATGGAATACTACGAGGTTCATGACCTTGAGGAGATTGTAAAAAGAACGGCTGGCTTATTTGATGTTGAAATAAGTGACCAGGGAGCACTTGAATTGGCCCTTAGAAGTCGTGGTACTCCAAGGATTGCCAATCGTCTTTTAAAAAGGGTTAGGGACTATGCCCAGATTAAGGGGTCTGGTCTGATTGACGAGGAAGTGACGGATCAGGCCTTAAGCATGCTTGATATTGACCGAGCAGGTCTTGACTATATCGACCAAAAAATTCTTACAACCATGATTGATATGTATAATGGGGGTCCTGTTGGTCTTTCAACTATAGCAGTAAATATTGCTGAGGAGCGTGAGACCATTGAGGATATGTATGAACCTTATTTGATTCAAAAGGGATTTATTGTAAGAACTAGGCAGGGTAGGAAGGTAACGAAACTTGCCTATGACCACTTGGGTCTTCCTTTCCTTGCAGAGGATTAG
- the ruvA gene encoding Holliday junction branch migration protein RuvA — MYEYIKGVLVKITPTYIVVEVSGIGYLLQVANPYSFSHLMETELKVYVHQVIRDDAHTLYAFMSEDEKALFLKLISVSGIGPKSALAILASSDNEGLVEAIHASDTKYLMKFPGVGKKTAMQMVLDLEGKFELNPSGNLFAEGQVENQNTALEEALEALEALGYKASELKKVRKNLEGSSDTTEGYIKSALKFMMR; from the coding sequence ATGTATGAATACATTAAGGGAGTTTTAGTAAAGATTACTCCTACCTATATTGTTGTTGAAGTTTCAGGCATTGGCTACCTCCTTCAGGTGGCTAATCCCTATAGCTTTTCTCACCTGATGGAAACGGAGCTTAAGGTCTATGTTCATCAGGTCATAAGAGATGACGCCCACACCCTTTATGCCTTTATGAGTGAGGATGAGAAGGCACTCTTCCTAAAATTAATTAGTGTTTCAGGGATTGGTCCAAAATCTGCTTTAGCCATTCTTGCAAGTTCCGATAATGAGGGTCTGGTTGAAGCCATCCATGCCAGTGATACCAAGTATCTGATGAAATTTCCTGGGGTTGGGAAAAAGACGGCCATGCAGATGGTTTTAGACCTTGAAGGGAAATTTGAGCTTAATCCAAGTGGTAATTTATTTGCCGAGGGGCAGGTGGAAAATCAAAATACAGCCCTTGAAGAAGCTCTTGAAGCCCTTGAAGCCTTGGGTTATAAGGCTAGTGAGCTTAAGAAGGTTAGGAAGAATCTGGAAGGAAGTTCTGATACAACCGAGGGTTACATCAAATCAGCCCTTAAATTTATGATGCGTTAG